Proteins encoded in a region of the Tripterygium wilfordii isolate XIE 37 chromosome 21, ASM1340144v1, whole genome shotgun sequence genome:
- the LOC119987699 gene encoding exopolygalacturonase-like: MGLGRICLVWCILVVTVTCNISGPPQVFDVRNYGAISDGETDNQEAFLKAWNDACKWEGRARLLIPPGTYMVEPIIFSGQCNGSMTVVLKGVLKAPTNPSSFINMDHWITFRYVDWLTVTGGGTLDGQGASAWPYNNCNKNSNCPKLPITMRLDFITNGMLKHIKSVNSKNAHFNLFACNNTKVSHVKITAPGDSPNTDGIKIGGSNNIEISHTGITTGDDCIAILGGGTSGVNITDVFCGPGHGISIGSLGNNNDKDHVADIHVSNCTLNGTTTGLRIKTWPRSLPGNATNITYEQIFMDNVANPIVIDQMYCPSGGCSKQSNSPIQIQDVTYKGIWGTSSSKVAMYFQCSESFPCKNVVTQDIDLFYHGPGGPANSTCNNINGKSYGKQNPRSCL; this comes from the exons atgggttTGGGTAGGATTTGTCTAGTGTGGTGCATATTAGTGGTGACTGTCACATGTAACATTTCGGGTCCTCCTCAAGTTTTTGATGTAAGAAATTATGGTGCAATCTCTGATGGCGAGACTGACAATCAAGAg GCATTTTTGAAAGCATGGAATGATGCATGCAAATGGGAGGGTAGGGCAAGGTTGTTGATTCCACCCGGAACATACATGGTGGAACCCATAATATTTTCGGGTCAATGTAACGGCTCAATGACTGTTGTGCTAAAAGGGGTTTTGAAGGCTCCGACCAATCCATCTTCATTCATCAATATGGATCACTGGATTACTTTCCGATATGTCGACTGGCTCACCGTCACCGGTGGTGGTACCTTGGATGGCCAAGGAGCCTCTGCTTGGCCGTACAATAATTGTAACAAGAACTCAAATTGTCCCAAACTTCCTATT ACAATGAGATTGGACTTCATAACAAATGGAATGCTAAAACACATAAAATCAGTGAACAGCAAGAATGCCCATTTCAACTTGTTCGCATGCAATAACACGAAGGTGAGCCATGTCAAAATCACAGCCCCCGGAGACAGTCCGAACACCGATGGAATCAAGATTGGAGGCTCAAATAACATAGAAATTTCACATACCGGGATAACCACCGGTGACGACTGCATAGCCATTCTCGGTGGTGGAACCTCAGGTGTCAATATTACCGATGTCTTCTGTGGCCCCGGCCACGGAATCAGCATCGGAAGTCTGGGAAATAACAATGACAAAGATCATGTCGCCGACATTCATGTAAGCAACTGCACTCTTAATGGCACCACTACTGGTTTGAGGATCAAAACATGGCCGAGATCGTTGCCTGGCAACGCTACCAACATTACCTACGAACAGATTTTCATGGACAATGTTGCCAATCCAATCGTTATTGATCAAATGTATTGTCCTAGTGGAGGCTGCTCTAAACAG AGCAATTCACCTATCCAAATCCAAGATGTAACATATAAGGGGATTTGGGGCACATCAAGTTCGAAAGTTGCGATGTATTTTCAATGTAGCGAAAGCTTCCCTTGCAAAAATGTAGTGACTCAGGATATCGATTTGTTCTATCACGGCCCTGGAGGACCAGCAAATTCAACATGCAATAACATCAATGGAAAGTCTTACGGGAAGCAAAATCCTCGCTCTTGTttgtag